The proteins below come from a single Salinilacihabitans rarus genomic window:
- a CDS encoding peroxidase-related enzyme (This protein belongs to a clade of uncharacterized proteins related to peroxidases such as the alkylhydroperoxidase AhpD.), translated as MTRFPVPSLDDLPEDVVDRIEEETERAGFTPNVFLAYAYRPSHFRAFFRYYDALVEDTELTREEIEMIVVAVSGANDCYYCNVAHGALLRLYGDDPLLADQLVANYRTADVSDRHRAMLDLAVKLTESPAAVEAADLERLAAHGFSRQAIWDVGAVAAFFNLSNRMAQLADMRPNEEFHSLGR; from the coding sequence ATGACCCGATTCCCGGTACCGTCCCTCGACGACCTCCCCGAGGACGTCGTCGACCGCATCGAGGAGGAGACCGAGCGGGCGGGCTTTACGCCGAACGTCTTCCTCGCGTACGCCTACCGCCCGTCGCACTTCCGGGCGTTCTTCCGGTACTACGACGCGCTCGTCGAGGACACCGAACTGACCCGCGAGGAGATCGAGATGATCGTCGTCGCCGTCAGCGGCGCGAACGACTGTTACTACTGCAACGTCGCCCACGGCGCCCTGCTACGTCTCTACGGCGACGACCCGCTGCTGGCCGATCAACTCGTGGCGAACTACCGGACCGCGGACGTCAGCGACCGCCACCGGGCCATGCTCGACCTCGCCGTGAAGCTCACCGAGTCACCCGCGGCCGTCGAGGCGGCCGACCTCGAACGGCTGGCGGCCCACGGGTTCAGCCGGCAGGCGATCTGGGACGTCGGGGCCGTCGCCGCCTTCTTCAACCTCTCGAACCGGATGGCCCAGCTGGCCGACATGCGGCCCAACGAGGAGTTCCACTCGCTCGGGCGGTGA
- a CDS encoding COX15/CtaA family protein: MSYDSHTSDSSTRSPLDRFGFEHLLAVTTLFVAGTIVLGVAARVTGSGLACNANWPVCDGGFLNLLPQGRPSFYEWIHRVVAGTAGLFIVGTAAAAWRAGGVGRRVTALVTLGLVLTPVQILLGRETVLSYELEILSMHFWTAIAIFVVYVVAAVTVWSTRLTRTHVTAALGLAAVAVPVQLVLSPLFIQGYTDVTMTIQMAATLTLVGAVILAAMVGPRRFADRRLVGVLFATPVLTFLVLLLGRRSVMTFAPALDQLYTLTTAVLFAALLAAAWLARRGGDTRSPLSA, translated from the coding sequence GTGTCGTACGACAGCCACACGTCCGATTCTTCGACCCGTTCGCCGCTCGACCGCTTCGGGTTCGAGCACCTGCTCGCGGTGACGACGCTGTTCGTCGCCGGGACGATCGTCCTCGGCGTCGCCGCGCGGGTGACCGGCTCGGGGCTGGCCTGTAACGCCAACTGGCCGGTCTGTGACGGCGGCTTCCTGAACCTGCTGCCCCAGGGACGGCCGAGTTTCTACGAGTGGATCCACCGCGTCGTCGCGGGGACCGCCGGGCTCTTCATCGTCGGCACCGCCGCCGCGGCCTGGCGGGCCGGGGGCGTCGGCCGGCGCGTCACCGCCCTCGTCACCCTCGGGCTGGTCCTGACGCCGGTGCAGATCCTGCTGGGCCGCGAGACCGTCCTCTCGTACGAACTCGAGATCCTCTCGATGCACTTCTGGACCGCGATCGCCATCTTCGTCGTCTACGTCGTCGCCGCCGTCACCGTCTGGTCGACGCGGCTGACGCGGACCCACGTCACCGCGGCGCTCGGGCTCGCCGCCGTCGCGGTCCCGGTCCAGCTCGTGTTGAGCCCCCTGTTCATTCAGGGGTACACCGACGTCACCATGACGATCCAGATGGCCGCGACGCTGACGCTCGTCGGCGCGGTGATCCTCGCCGCGATGGTCGGCCCGCGGCGGTTCGCCGACCGGCGGCTCGTCGGCGTCCTGTTCGCGACGCCCGTCCTGACGTTCCTCGTCCTCCTGCTCGGCCGGCGCAGCGTGATGACGTTCGCGCCCGCGCTCGACCAGCTCTACACGCTCACGACGGCGGTCCTCTTCGCGGCCCTGCTCGCCGCGGCGTGGCTCGCCCGCCGCGGCGGCGACACCCGGAGCCCGCTGTCGGCCTGA
- a CDS encoding M24 family metallopeptidase produces the protein MEKLERLDASLDRNGLETVWLVRPNSYAWLTGGSAVVDRESDLGVAAVGYDGDEVTLLTNTIEADRLEAEELPDLDRDAVRVETFPWHERSLVEAIAERTDGPAAADVDVPGLDRVDPATLRQPLTETDRERYRDLGRETAAAVEAVCRELEPEDAEHEVSAALSVALSARGIEAPVVLVGGAERAQAYRHYTPTDARLGGYALVSVTAQRHGLHASCTRAVAFDPPSWLAERHAAAARVEATALAATREAATEGGTAGDVFAAIQEAYADLGHEGEWRHHHQGGAAGFAGREWIATPDHEAPVEAPMAYAWNPTVQGAKSEGTVLVSEDEVEPLTDTGGWPTESVRAVGYDLELERPAVLGLEEE, from the coding sequence ATGGAGAAACTGGAGCGACTCGACGCCTCCCTCGACCGGAACGGGCTCGAGACGGTCTGGCTCGTGCGACCGAACTCCTACGCGTGGCTCACCGGCGGCAGCGCCGTCGTCGACCGTGAGAGCGACCTCGGGGTCGCCGCGGTCGGCTACGACGGCGACGAGGTGACGCTGCTGACCAACACCATCGAGGCCGACCGCCTCGAAGCCGAGGAACTGCCGGATCTGGACCGCGACGCCGTCCGCGTCGAGACGTTCCCGTGGCACGAGCGCTCGCTCGTGGAGGCGATCGCCGAGCGGACCGACGGCCCCGCCGCCGCGGACGTCGACGTGCCCGGTCTCGACCGCGTCGACCCCGCGACGCTCCGCCAGCCGCTGACCGAGACCGACCGCGAGCGCTACCGCGACCTCGGCCGCGAGACGGCCGCCGCCGTCGAGGCCGTCTGCCGGGAACTCGAACCGGAGGACGCCGAACACGAGGTCTCCGCGGCGCTGTCGGTCGCGCTGTCGGCCCGGGGGATCGAGGCGCCGGTCGTCCTCGTCGGCGGCGCCGAGCGCGCGCAGGCGTACCGCCACTACACGCCGACGGACGCCCGACTCGGCGGGTACGCTCTCGTCTCGGTGACCGCCCAGCGCCACGGCCTCCACGCCAGTTGCACCCGCGCGGTCGCGTTCGACCCGCCGTCGTGGCTCGCCGAGCGCCACGCGGCCGCCGCACGCGTCGAGGCGACGGCGCTGGCGGCGACCCGCGAGGCGGCGACCGAGGGCGGAACGGCCGGCGACGTCTTCGCGGCGATCCAGGAGGCGTACGCCGACCTCGGCCACGAGGGCGAGTGGCGCCACCACCACCAGGGCGGAGCGGCCGGCTTCGCCGGCCGGGAGTGGATCGCCACCCCGGACCACGAGGCGCCCGTCGAGGCGCCGATGGCCTACGCGTGGAACCCGACCGTTCAGGGGGCCAAAAGCGAGGGAACCGTCCTCGTCTCGGAAGACGAGGTCGAACCGCTGACCGACACCGGAGGCTGGCCGACCGAGTCGGTGCGTGCGGTGGGGTACGACCTCGAACTCGAACGGCCCGCGGTGCTCGGCCTCGAGGAGGAGTAG
- a CDS encoding helix-turn-helix domain-containing protein, whose product MASDDTDDRPVTGETGVDDTEDGGITPVEGEGQEPTASAAEELDGRIVDLLAWILDTETRAKIYVYLLANPGSTSEEVAQGTGLYPSTVREALAELHDEERVSREKRASEGAGNNPYEYTAIQPSELVGGVVDQVQRELNTIFTLDRILDREEEGDLDEGVEPVTITVDDTSAPDAADDRASANDDADPESGADAGPGDEVDEE is encoded by the coding sequence ATGGCTTCAGACGACACCGACGACCGTCCGGTGACCGGCGAGACCGGGGTCGACGACACCGAAGACGGCGGAATCACGCCGGTCGAGGGGGAGGGGCAGGAACCGACGGCGAGCGCGGCCGAGGAACTCGACGGCCGGATCGTCGACCTGCTCGCCTGGATCCTCGACACGGAGACCCGGGCGAAGATCTACGTTTACCTGCTCGCAAACCCCGGGAGCACCTCCGAGGAGGTCGCCCAGGGGACCGGCCTCTACCCGAGCACGGTCCGCGAGGCGCTCGCCGAACTGCACGACGAGGAGCGGGTCAGCCGCGAGAAGCGCGCGAGCGAGGGCGCCGGCAACAACCCCTACGAGTACACGGCGATCCAGCCGAGCGAACTCGTCGGCGGCGTCGTCGATCAGGTCCAGCGCGAACTCAACACGATCTTCACCCTCGACCGCATCCTCGACCGCGAGGAGGAGGGGGACCTCGACGAGGGCGTCGAACCCGTGACGATCACCGTCGACGACACGAGCGCGCCGGACGCGGCCGACGATCGGGCGTCGGCAAACGACGACGCCGACCCCGAGTCCGGTGCCGACGCCGGACCGGGAGACGAGGTCGACGAGGAGTAA
- a CDS encoding glutamate--cysteine ligase encodes MERGSPESFTRMGTLGIEEECFVVDERGRPTSGTDELVYEGEPPEILDGRLDHELFKFVIETQTPLIDDPGEARDVLCDVREALVSYAEAYGFRVAAAGLHPLARWRQLEHAEKPRYRSQLDRIQYPQHRNTTAGVHVHVGVDDADKAVWIANELRWYVPIMLALSANSPYWNGFDTGLQSARAKIFEALPNTGMPTYFEDFAAFDDFERRMLESGAINDRGELWYDVRPHTGHGTVEIRTPDGQADPDVVYAFVEYAHALVTALAEEYEDGTSARRHRRELLDENKWRAIRYGHDAAFLDREVEGTVDLGELVDRESERLGVDGIRRVYERESGAHRQRRLREEAGVDALCRSLLLEAA; translated from the coding sequence ATGGAACGGGGGTCGCCCGAATCGTTCACGCGAATGGGCACGCTGGGCATCGAGGAGGAGTGCTTCGTCGTCGACGAGCGCGGCCGCCCGACGAGCGGGACCGACGAACTCGTCTACGAGGGAGAGCCGCCGGAGATTCTCGATGGGCGACTCGACCACGAACTGTTCAAGTTCGTGATCGAGACCCAGACGCCGCTGATCGACGACCCGGGCGAGGCCCGCGACGTGCTGTGTGACGTACGCGAGGCGCTCGTTTCCTACGCCGAGGCCTACGGCTTCCGGGTCGCCGCCGCGGGCCTGCACCCGCTTGCGAGGTGGCGCCAACTCGAACACGCCGAGAAGCCCCGCTACCGCTCGCAACTCGACCGCATCCAGTATCCCCAGCACCGCAACACGACCGCGGGCGTCCACGTCCACGTCGGCGTCGACGACGCCGACAAGGCCGTCTGGATCGCAAACGAGTTGCGGTGGTACGTGCCGATCATGCTGGCGCTCTCGGCCAACTCGCCGTACTGGAACGGCTTCGACACCGGCCTCCAGTCCGCCCGGGCGAAGATCTTCGAGGCGCTGCCGAACACGGGGATGCCGACCTACTTCGAGGACTTCGCCGCGTTCGACGACTTCGAGCGCCGGATGCTCGAATCCGGCGCGATAAACGACCGCGGCGAACTCTGGTACGACGTCCGTCCGCACACCGGCCACGGCACCGTCGAGATACGGACCCCCGACGGGCAGGCCGACCCCGACGTCGTCTACGCGTTCGTCGAGTACGCCCACGCGCTCGTGACCGCGCTGGCCGAGGAGTACGAGGACGGCACGTCCGCCCGCCGCCACCGCCGCGAACTGCTCGACGAGAACAAGTGGCGGGCGATCCGCTACGGCCACGACGCCGCGTTCCTCGACCGCGAGGTGGAGGGGACCGTCGACCTCGGCGAACTCGTCGACCGGGAGTCCGAGCGCCTCGGCGTCGACGGCATCCGCCGGGTCTACGAGCGCGAGAGCGGCGCGCACCGGCAGCGCCGACTGCGCGAGGAGGCGGGCGTCGACGCCCTCTGCCGGTCGTTGCTGCTCGAAGCCGCGTGA
- a CDS encoding fibrillarin-like rRNA/tRNA 2'-O-methyltransferase gives MNDVLPAGVERREIDGRERLATRGDPVYGEPTDGEWRAWDPRRSKLGAMFELGMETGLEGGETVLYLGAASGTTASHVADFAGPTYAVEFAARPARDLLSAAEPRPRLFPLLKDARKPETYAHVVEADVDAVVQDVATRGQARVALENRRFLADDGRLLVAIKARSEDVTRDPAAVFAAVREELETGYEILESRRLDEYHADHLGVVARPR, from the coding sequence GTGAATGACGTCCTCCCCGCTGGCGTCGAGCGCCGCGAAATCGACGGCCGGGAGCGGCTGGCGACCCGCGGCGACCCCGTCTACGGCGAACCCACGGACGGCGAGTGGCGCGCGTGGGACCCGCGCCGGTCGAAGCTCGGCGCGATGTTCGAACTCGGGATGGAGACCGGCCTCGAAGGCGGCGAGACGGTACTCTACCTCGGGGCGGCCAGCGGGACGACCGCGAGCCACGTGGCCGACTTCGCGGGGCCGACCTACGCCGTCGAGTTCGCCGCCCGCCCCGCCCGCGACCTGCTCTCGGCGGCCGAACCGCGCCCGCGGCTGTTCCCGCTGCTGAAAGATGCCCGCAAGCCCGAGACCTACGCCCACGTCGTCGAGGCGGACGTCGACGCGGTCGTCCAGGACGTCGCGACCCGGGGGCAGGCCCGCGTGGCGCTCGAAAACCGCCGGTTCCTCGCCGACGACGGCCGCCTGCTCGTCGCGATCAAGGCCAGAAGCGAGGACGTGACCCGCGACCCCGCCGCCGTCTTCGCGGCGGTGCGCGAGGAACTCGAAACGGGGTACGAGATCCTCGAAAGCCGGCGGCTCGACGAGTACCACGCCGACCACCTCGGGGTCGTCGCCCGGCCGCGGTGA
- a CDS encoding NOP5/NOP56 family protein, with the protein MTDTDGWFAAGDPDDVDALAAAIGDGETDEPRDWPERAVDAGFAADEAGYYDALHEASLVATRAAVEARERADDRQLVHAVRAMDDCRRTANELAERLAEWAGTVDPEAGTGVEYARELAAREPEPGLERVHSLAARVAALADEADDLRAFVERRTPAVAPNLAALAGPVLAARLVSLAGGLESLAKQPSGTVQVLGAEDALFAHLRGHAPSPKHGIIYTHDAVRGTRPEDRGSAARAVAGKLAIAARIDHYSGDYRPELEAELAERIETIQARADDTGGEGGE; encoded by the coding sequence ATGACCGACACCGACGGGTGGTTCGCGGCGGGCGACCCGGACGACGTCGACGCGCTCGCCGCCGCCATCGGCGACGGCGAGACCGACGAGCCCCGCGACTGGCCCGAACGCGCCGTCGACGCCGGCTTCGCGGCCGACGAGGCGGGCTACTACGACGCCCTGCACGAGGCCTCGCTCGTGGCGACGCGGGCCGCCGTCGAGGCGCGCGAGCGCGCCGACGACCGCCAGCTGGTCCACGCCGTGCGGGCGATGGACGACTGCCGGCGGACCGCCAACGAACTCGCCGAGCGGCTGGCCGAGTGGGCCGGGACGGTCGACCCCGAGGCGGGAACCGGCGTCGAGTACGCCCGCGAACTGGCCGCCCGCGAGCCCGAACCGGGGCTCGAACGCGTCCACTCGCTGGCCGCCCGCGTCGCGGCCCTCGCCGACGAGGCCGACGACCTGCGGGCGTTCGTCGAACGGCGCACCCCGGCGGTCGCGCCCAACCTCGCGGCGCTCGCCGGCCCCGTCCTCGCCGCGCGACTGGTCTCGCTCGCCGGCGGCCTCGAATCGCTGGCGAAACAGCCCAGCGGGACGGTCCAGGTGCTCGGCGCCGAGGACGCGCTGTTCGCGCACCTCCGCGGGCACGCCCCCTCGCCCAAACACGGGATCATCTACACCCACGACGCGGTCCGCGGCACCCGACCGGAAGACCGGGGGTCGGCGGCCCGCGCGGTCGCGGGCAAACTCGCCATCGCGGCCCGGATCGACCACTATTCGGGCGACTACCGGCCGGAACTCGAGGCCGAACTCGCCGAGCGGATCGAGACGATACAGGCGCGCGCCGACGATACGGGAGGTGAGGGCGGTGAATGA
- a CDS encoding DUF63 family protein, giving the protein MDEYIDRVGAERLWVAVVGILGLTVVLGATLFPQRVYVDLIWQYYWGPVVADAQGMSCVAWAGGTEIPCTQAGPGDGPTASPGYTFVSYAGYIPTLILLLVGIIFLIRRLDITRYRAGFYGLFPFMLFGGALRVVEDANVAGGTPISLPWSAFLISPFIYGTVFVLTVAALVAAVRLERNGHVRGYEYALAGLGTAALAVTVGYLSYLAATTPYTSFYPGILVATLGGATVVTAVTWVGIDRFAPDLNRGTEYMGLVVIWAHAVDGVANVIGLEYATYFGWEQNLIPKHPINAAIVDYFGHAGPFLLLKVVAAVFVVWIFDETIFEESPRYAVLLLITVVAVGLGPGTRDMLRATFGV; this is encoded by the coding sequence ATGGACGAGTACATCGACCGCGTTGGCGCCGAACGGCTCTGGGTCGCGGTCGTCGGAATCCTCGGCCTCACGGTCGTCCTCGGCGCGACGCTGTTCCCCCAGCGGGTGTACGTCGACCTCATCTGGCAGTACTACTGGGGACCGGTGGTCGCCGACGCACAGGGGATGAGTTGCGTCGCGTGGGCCGGCGGGACGGAGATTCCCTGCACTCAGGCGGGTCCGGGCGACGGCCCGACCGCCAGCCCGGGGTACACGTTCGTCTCCTACGCCGGCTACATCCCGACGCTGATCCTGCTGCTGGTCGGGATCATCTTCCTGATCCGCCGGCTCGATATCACCCGCTACCGCGCGGGCTTTTACGGCCTGTTCCCGTTCATGCTGTTCGGCGGGGCGCTCCGGGTCGTCGAGGACGCCAACGTCGCCGGCGGGACGCCGATCTCGCTGCCGTGGTCGGCGTTTCTCATCAGCCCGTTCATCTACGGTACCGTCTTCGTGCTCACGGTCGCCGCGCTGGTGGCGGCCGTCCGGCTCGAACGCAACGGCCACGTCCGGGGCTACGAGTACGCGCTGGCCGGCCTCGGGACCGCCGCCCTCGCGGTCACGGTCGGCTACCTGAGCTACCTCGCGGCGACGACGCCGTACACGTCCTTCTACCCGGGCATCCTCGTGGCGACGCTCGGCGGCGCGACCGTCGTCACGGCGGTCACGTGGGTCGGGATCGACCGGTTCGCACCCGACCTCAACCGGGGCACCGAGTACATGGGACTGGTCGTCATCTGGGCCCACGCCGTCGACGGCGTCGCGAACGTGATCGGCCTCGAGTACGCGACGTACTTCGGCTGGGAGCAGAACCTGATCCCGAAACACCCGATCAACGCGGCGATCGTCGACTACTTCGGCCACGCGGGGCCGTTCCTCCTCCTGAAGGTCGTCGCCGCCGTCTTCGTCGTCTGGATCTTCGACGAGACCATCTTCGAGGAGAGCCCGCGCTACGCCGTCCTCCTGCTGATCACCGTCGTCGCCGTCGGCCTCGGGCCGGGCACCCGCGACATGCTCCGGGCGACGTTCGGCGTCTGA
- a CDS encoding Lrp/AsnC family transcriptional regulator, with translation MDLDDTDRAILRILQENARTPFSEIARRIDMSSATVHDRVNRLEEAGVIEGYHARVDPKAVGLDISAIVGLRVEQGRETDTLEALAGIEGVQEVHLTTGEWDVMMRVYAEDADALRELMFDRIARMDGFARSQTMVVLGTTHDSEELPL, from the coding sequence ATGGACCTCGACGACACGGACCGCGCGATCCTGCGGATTCTCCAGGAGAACGCGCGGACGCCGTTCAGCGAGATCGCACGCCGGATCGACATGTCGAGCGCCACGGTCCACGACCGCGTCAACCGCCTCGAAGAGGCCGGCGTCATCGAAGGGTACCACGCGCGGGTCGACCCGAAGGCGGTCGGCCTCGACATCTCCGCGATCGTTGGCCTGCGGGTCGAACAGGGCCGCGAGACCGACACCCTCGAAGCGCTCGCGGGGATCGAAGGCGTCCAGGAGGTTCACCTGACGACCGGCGAGTGGGACGTGATGATGCGCGTCTACGCCGAGGACGCCGACGCGTTGCGGGAGTTGATGTTCGACCGGATCGCCCGGATGGACGGCTTCGCGCGCTCGCAGACGATGGTCGTCCTCGGGACGACCCACGACAGCGAGGAACTGCCGCTGTGA
- a CDS encoding inositol monophosphatase family protein, whose protein sequence is MNESDDEDHAARATRAARAAEAGAAVAEEAFREGIAVETKGGKTDVVTQADRDAQRAVIEAIREEYPDDPVVGEEEDELKAVPEAGPAWIVDPIDGTNNFVRGIRVFGTAVAAVVDGEPVGAANVFPALGDAYRSGPEGVFRDGDPIAVSDRTDPETCAVAPTLWWALDDRGRYGAACKAIVDRFADLRRFGCAQATLAMVASGALDGTITNLRANPWDSVAGVHMVRAAGGTVTDLEGERWRHDSVGLVASNGAVHEEVLAAAREIEREAGD, encoded by the coding sequence ATGAACGAGAGCGACGACGAGGACCACGCGGCCCGGGCTACGAGGGCCGCGCGGGCGGCCGAGGCCGGCGCCGCGGTCGCCGAGGAGGCGTTCCGGGAGGGGATCGCAGTCGAGACGAAAGGCGGGAAGACCGACGTCGTCACGCAGGCCGACCGCGACGCCCAGCGGGCCGTCATCGAGGCGATCCGCGAGGAGTACCCCGACGACCCGGTCGTCGGCGAGGAGGAGGACGAACTGAAGGCGGTCCCCGAAGCGGGGCCGGCGTGGATCGTCGATCCGATCGACGGGACGAACAACTTCGTCCGGGGGATCCGAGTGTTCGGCACGGCCGTCGCGGCCGTCGTCGACGGCGAACCGGTCGGCGCGGCGAACGTCTTCCCCGCGCTCGGGGACGCCTACCGGTCGGGGCCCGAAGGCGTCTTCCGCGACGGCGACCCGATCGCGGTCAGCGACCGGACGGACCCCGAGACCTGCGCCGTCGCGCCGACGCTGTGGTGGGCCCTCGACGACCGCGGGCGCTACGGCGCGGCCTGCAAAGCGATCGTCGACCGGTTCGCCGACCTGCGGCGGTTCGGCTGTGCGCAGGCCACGCTGGCGATGGTCGCCTCGGGCGCGCTCGACGGGACGATCACGAACCTGCGGGCGAACCCGTGGGACTCGGTCGCCGGCGTCCACATGGTCCGGGCGGCCGGCGGTACGGTCACCGACCTCGAAGGCGAGCGCTGGCGCCACGACAGCGTCGGCCTCGTGGCCTCGAACGGGGCCGTCCACGAGGAGGTGCTCGCGGCGGCCCGCGAGATCGAACGCGAGGCCGGAGACTGA
- a CDS encoding helix-turn-helix domain-containing protein — translation MTDCNETPLDVITVEECLNAVLRITPHPDSNCPILDAIGSSREVMQSICHNNEEECDECRAKLRTGESDATLVKTNVHEKCICSVIRSHDCISSVDAFEDDDLIVSLSTCDREQIFSIISSLKDTGAEVRLQQLTTDELDEANRSFTLEVDGFTDKQLEAVEVAVSAGYYDVPRRTDLADISNRLGITRSAVSNRLCAAERKLVRELFEAIR, via the coding sequence ATGACTGACTGCAACGAAACTCCTCTCGACGTGATAACCGTTGAAGAGTGTCTCAACGCGGTGTTACGAATCACGCCGCACCCCGACTCGAACTGTCCGATACTCGATGCGATCGGCTCCAGCCGGGAGGTAATGCAGTCTATCTGTCACAACAACGAAGAGGAGTGCGACGAGTGTCGCGCGAAACTGCGGACGGGTGAGTCGGACGCGACGCTCGTCAAGACGAACGTCCACGAGAAGTGCATCTGTTCGGTGATCCGGTCCCACGACTGTATTTCGAGCGTCGACGCCTTCGAGGACGACGACCTGATCGTCTCGCTGTCGACCTGCGACCGGGAGCAGATCTTCTCTATTATCAGCTCGCTGAAGGACACTGGGGCCGAGGTCCGACTCCAGCAACTCACGACGGACGAACTCGACGAGGCGAACAGGTCGTTCACGCTGGAGGTGGACGGCTTCACGGACAAGCAACTGGAGGCCGTCGAAGTCGCGGTGAGCGCCGGCTACTACGACGTGCCACGCCGGACGGACCTCGCGGACATCTCGAATCGTCTCGGGATCACGCGCTCTGCGGTCTCGAACCGCCTCTGTGCGGCCGAGCGGAAACTCGTCCGCGAACTGTTCGAGGCCATCCGCTGA
- a CDS encoding 4Fe-4S binding protein, with the protein MSRLSIRTVRNAFFLGVLALILVGSGLEVATGSLSAFGVGMLRFICPVGFLEITLATRSVVWVALPYTLLTLGVVLVLGRSLCGWVCPMRPIVHWVQRSRPLMWVHGASRRLPVSTSWRDGVALLAGVLGVTAVTGYPFWSSFCPIGIISRNLILLGKHQTLSWSLGIAAAYPFVVLFVVDWPRVCPVGNVGGVANVYTSTETVRYAPDECIDCNRCVTVCPRGNDVRGPRTEQDACINCFRCVEECPTDALDVDLLDLHRRRSADDEKR; encoded by the coding sequence ATGTCGCGCCTCTCCATCCGGACCGTCCGGAACGCGTTCTTCCTCGGCGTGCTCGCGTTGATCCTCGTCGGGTCGGGACTCGAAGTCGCGACCGGATCGCTCTCGGCGTTCGGGGTGGGGATGCTCCGGTTTATCTGTCCGGTGGGCTTTCTGGAGATCACGCTCGCCACGCGCTCGGTCGTGTGGGTCGCGCTCCCCTACACGCTGTTGACCCTCGGCGTCGTACTCGTCCTCGGACGGTCGCTGTGCGGGTGGGTCTGTCCGATGCGACCGATCGTCCACTGGGTGCAGCGGTCCCGGCCCCTGATGTGGGTCCACGGCGCGTCGCGTCGGCTCCCGGTATCGACGAGTTGGCGCGACGGCGTCGCGCTGCTTGCAGGGGTACTGGGGGTCACCGCGGTGACCGGCTACCCGTTCTGGAGTTCCTTCTGTCCGATCGGGATCATCTCGCGGAACCTGATCCTCCTCGGGAAACACCAGACGCTGTCGTGGAGCCTCGGCATCGCCGCCGCGTACCCGTTCGTCGTGCTGTTCGTCGTGGACTGGCCCCGCGTCTGTCCCGTCGGAAACGTCGGCGGCGTCGCGAACGTGTACACGTCGACCGAGACCGTTCGGTACGCGCCGGACGAGTGCATCGACTGTAACCGCTGTGTAACCGTCTGCCCGCGGGGAAACGACGTCCGGGGACCCCGAACCGAGCAGGACGCGTGTATCAACTGCTTCCGGTGCGTCGAGGAGTGTCCCACCGACGCCCTCGACGTGGACCTGCTCGACTTGCACCGACGGCGGTCGGCCGACGACGAGAAGCGATGA
- a CDS encoding 4Fe-4S binding protein, which yields MNRREALRYGGEAAAVTALGTLLIRAGVVGGDADEAVFPPSVDADERLLERCIKCGRCVQVCPTSALTFADVPDGLLHSGVPILDPENGGCIAWNEACLDCVDACPTDALRDLPTDDRGRLPADEVIGVAQVDAGRCINCSNCDPVCPTDAIREPGYEDRETFSVDTDRCPGCGRCVEACPVDGTAIELYPPDEEAAYPVRRG from the coding sequence GTGAACCGGCGCGAGGCGCTCCGCTACGGCGGCGAAGCCGCGGCCGTCACCGCGCTGGGAACCCTGTTGATTCGAGCGGGCGTCGTCGGCGGCGACGCCGACGAGGCCGTCTTCCCGCCGAGCGTCGACGCCGACGAGCGACTGCTCGAACGCTGCATCAAGTGCGGCCGCTGCGTCCAGGTCTGCCCGACGTCGGCGCTGACGTTCGCCGACGTCCCCGACGGGCTGTTACACAGCGGCGTGCCGATCCTCGATCCCGAAAACGGCGGCTGTATCGCGTGGAACGAGGCGTGTCTCGACTGCGTCGACGCCTGTCCGACCGACGCGCTCCGGGACCTGCCCACGGACGACCGCGGCCGCCTCCCGGCCGACGAGGTGATCGGGGTCGCACAGGTCGACGCCGGCCGCTGTATCAACTGCTCGAACTGCGACCCGGTGTGTCCCACCGACGCGATCCGCGAACCCGGCTACGAGGACCGGGAGACGTTCTCGGTGGACACCGACCGGTGTCCGGGCTGTGGCCGGTGCGTCGAGGCCTGTCCCGTCGACGGGACGGCGATCGAACTGTACCCGCCCGACGAGGAGGCGGCGTACCCGGTCCGGAGGGGGTGA